TTGGGACAATCTCAATGATCGGACAGTGATGGAATTTTTTGATGGCGGTATCTTTCGGAGGCTTTAATCCTAAATAAACGGTTATTGGCCTTTGATCCATGGCGCTGAAAAAAACAGCGGCCTCTTCATCGTCTTCGCGAGCAACAACGGCGAGTTTTCCTTGCCCCGGCGCTGTTTCTCCAGGTAGATGGATGCGATTTAAGTGATAGAGATTAAGTCTGATGAGCGCTGATTCGGCAACGATTACTCCGTCAACCTCCCGGTCGTTGAGTTTTTGCAGCCTTTGGCCGATATTGCCCCGGATATCGACCACTTCAAGGTCGGAACGCAATGAGTGGACTGCCTTTTCCCTTCTGATGGAAGACGTGGCAATTTTTGCTCCTTTAGGAAGAGAGGACAGGGTGTCCCCGGGGCGCATCACAAGAGAGTCTGAAGGATCAAGTCCTTGATTGACAGCGATGATGTTTAATCCATTCGGGATGGGATCCGGTAAATCTTTCGCGGAGTGCACGGCAATTCGGCAATAGCCGTTGAGCAGAAGTTGATCGATATCCCGGGTGAAAAAATCGGTCTTCTCAAGTGTGCGAAGCGATGACTCTTGATCCCGATCTCCTAGAGTTGTCACTAGGGTGACTTCAAATTCAAGAGTTGGTTGGATCAGCTGCGCTTCATATAAAATTTCATCAACCTGCGCTTCCGAAAGAGGCGAACTGCGAGCGGCAACAGTGATGCGGTTAGTTGAAAGTGTGGGAAATGGCTTGCTCGACAACTTCAGCTCCTTGGATGTTGATCTGTTCGGATAATTCGGGGGGAAGACCCTTAATGTTTCTTTCGGGGATGATGCACCGTTTAAATCCCATGTGCACGGCCTCTTTGATTCTCCCTTCGACACGTGGAATGGCACGGATCTCTCCGCCTAAACCCACCTCGCCCATGACCGTGGTGAAGGGATCGACTTTATGGTTGCGCATAGAGGATGCAACTGCTAGCAAAAGCCCTAAATCAATGCCGGGTTCGGCGATTTTCATTCCGCCGGCAACAGAAACGAACACATCGCTTTTGTGCATCAGATACCCCATTTTTTTTTCCAGGACGGCCAGCAAAAGGGCGAGTCGATTGGAGTCAATGCCCGTGGTTCTTCTGGAAGGGGTTGAAAAGACCGTTTCGGTCACCAACGCTTGCACTTCGATCATGATTGGCCGGGAGCCTTCCAGGGTAGGGATGATCACGGAACCGGACATCTCTTTGGCGCGCTCTTCCAAAAAAAGGTGGGAGGGATTGGAAACTTGCGCCAGGCCATCCTGCCTCATTTGGAAGACGGCGATCTCATCTGTGGGACCAAAACGGTTTTTGACCACTCGAATCATTCGGTAATTGTTTTGCTTGTCTCCTTCAAAATAGAGGACAGTGTCAACGAGGTGTTCGAGGATGCGGGGACCGGCGATCTCTCCCGATTTCGTCACATGGCCGATGAGGAATGTTGCGATTCCGTATCCTTTGGCAATGTGCATGAACTCGTTGGTGTTTTCTCTCACTTGAGAGACAGAGCCTGGTGCGGAACTGATCTCAGGTTTATAAACGATCTGTATTGAATCGACGATCATGACATCCGGCTGTACTTGGTCGACCTGCGCCTTAATGTGGGAGTAGTTGGTCTCGCTCAAAAGAAGAAGGTTGTCGCTTAGAATTCCGAGTCTTTGCGCTCTGAGGGATGTTTGCTCAACCGATTCTTCTCCTGTGACATAAAGCACTTTCAACCCTTTTTCCGCAAATGCCTGGGAAAGCTGGAGCATTAGCGTAGATTTTCCAATTCCAGGCTCCCCTCCGATCAAAGTCAGCGACCCAGGCACCACGCCTCCGCCGATCAGGCGGTCGAATTCGTTGATCTTTGTCAAAATTCGGGGTGTTTCCGAAGGTTTGACCTCTCTCAATCTGACCGGTTTATTGCTTTTAGCCGGCTGTGCAGAGAAGCGGGGAGGCGCTTTGAGCTCAATTTCCTCTTCCAGGGTATTCCAAGCCTGGCAAATCGGGC
This genomic window from Waddlia chondrophila WSU 86-1044 contains:
- the hemC gene encoding hydroxymethylbilane synthase; the encoded protein is MSSKPFPTLSTNRITVAARSSPLSEAQVDEILYEAQLIQPTLEFEVTLVTTLGDRDQESSLRTLEKTDFFTRDIDQLLLNGYCRIAVHSAKDLPDPIPNGLNIIAVNQGLDPSDSLVMRPGDTLSSLPKGAKIATSSIRREKAVHSLRSDLEVVDIRGNIGQRLQKLNDREVDGVIVAESALIRLNLYHLNRIHLPGETAPGQGKLAVVAREDDEEAAVFFSAMDQRPITVYLGLKPPKDTAIKKFHHCPIIEIVPKIRSTRPLPPFTHIVFTSKSAVKIFCCYFDPKGLMDKTVIAVGTQTAQGLIDCGVDVDYMPEVESSEGLIALLETLNLQDAQIFWPHSALSRPVITDYLTNKQIPFTEWVIYTTIPREPTPLPEEFHELVFTSPSTVDAFLLFFDEFPPDVKLTAIGPVTEQYLERVVKTE
- the radA gene encoding DNA repair protein RadA, with the translated sequence MAKTTTKTVWHCSDCGAKQHKWVGQCPICQAWNTLEEEIELKAPPRFSAQPAKSNKPVRLREVKPSETPRILTKINEFDRLIGGGVVPGSLTLIGGEPGIGKSTLMLQLSQAFAEKGLKVLYVTGEESVEQTSLRAQRLGILSDNLLLLSETNYSHIKAQVDQVQPDVMIVDSIQIVYKPEISSAPGSVSQVRENTNEFMHIAKGYGIATFLIGHVTKSGEIAGPRILEHLVDTVLYFEGDKQNNYRMIRVVKNRFGPTDEIAVFQMRQDGLAQVSNPSHLFLEERAKEMSGSVIIPTLEGSRPIMIEVQALVTETVFSTPSRRTTGIDSNRLALLLAVLEKKMGYLMHKSDVFVSVAGGMKIAEPGIDLGLLLAVASSMRNHKVDPFTTVMGEVGLGGEIRAIPRVEGRIKEAVHMGFKRCIIPERNIKGLPPELSEQINIQGAEVVEQAISHTFN